AAATGAATGTCGTGGAGTTccaaaatagaaatactcaagtaaagtacaagtacttcaATACTGCAGCTACTGATATTTACTTGAGTTATAATCCATCTCTTGTGTCGTTACAGGAAGTAGTTTGTTCTTTCTGTTACTCAGCAGAATGTAAACAGTTCATCAGTAATTATGATCTAATAAGATGTATTATTCTGAAATGAGCCATTGTGCATAGCAAGTACTTTTACTCAGTgtctgagttgcattgtgggtaacttAGGCtccaaatacaaacaaattatAGCAATGGAGGCAGCAGAACCGGAGCATTCGCCTGTtttattacccacaatgcaacttagtgactgagtgacatcactggaggcagtttatcagatcacatgcagctgctctgctcagGTGTGCAGTCGGACAACACCTggaaaaacactttaatgtggaaaCTGGTGAAGTTAGTCTTTAAATGTCAGACTTTTTGTTGCAGCACAGTGTTTTTACGCTGTTGAATTTGACTGAAGCAGAAGGTCTGAGTACTTGTTGGTGCAGCgctgctgtagctgctgtagctgctgtagctgctgtagctgctgtagctgctgtcaCTGAACATGATCCAGGTGTCTCACACACTCGTCTGCAGNNNNNNNNNNNNNNNNNNNNNNNNNNNNNNNNNNNNNNNNNNNNNNNNNNNNNNNNNNNNNNNNNNNNNNNNNNNNNNNNNNNNNNNNNNNNNNNNNNNNNNNNNNNNNNNNNNNNNNNNNNNNNNNNNNNNNNNNNNNNNNNNNNNNNNNNNNNNNNNNNNNNNNNNNNNNNNNNNNNNNNNNNNNNNNNNNNNNNNNNNNNNNNNNNNNNNNNNNNNNNNNNNNNNNNNNNNNNNNNNNNNNNNNNNNNNNNNNNNNNNNNNNNNNNNNNNNNNNNNNNNNNNNNNNNNNNNNNNNNNNNNNNNNNNNNNNNNNNNNNNNNNNNNNNNNNNNNNNNNNNNNNNNNNNNNNNNNNNNNNNNNNNNNNNNNNNNNNNNNNNNNNNNNNNNNNNNNNNNNNNNNNNNNNNNNNNNNNNNNNNNNNNNNNNNNNNNNNNNNNNNNNNNNNNNNNNNNNNNNNNNNNNNNNNNNNNNNNNNNNNNNNNNNNNNNNNNNNNNNNAATGTGTCTTCAGGGAAAGTGTTGAAGTGTAATCTGGATACtatattacaagtaaaagtactcggTGCAGTAAAATGTCTCTGGAACTGTGCAGAAGCAGGACTTGTCAGGTCAGGTGTATTCAGACGTCGTCTCAGTGGGTCACACCTGATGTTCTttctgctgactggacatcGTTTAGGTTGTCGGTTAGATTCTCAGTCATGCAGGTGATGTGCTGCGTCGTAGCCAGCTGGACTTTCACCAGCACTTGAATGATGTTTAGGTTGTTCGGTTCTCTCGTCACAACTCTGTGCTTCTgctctggtttggtttaggtACAGAAAAGGTCAGGGTAAGAAAACATGGTGGTTTGGATTATGGTGATTCTCCTGCCACCACAGAAACGGCTGAATTATCCACAGGTCTCCTTcaaaaaacatctggttttgtCACCATAAAAACCAGCGTCCTGTAAAAAGCAGGTGGCCacagaaacagctggaaatATCCCCACAGAGTCAAACTGCAGCTGCCTGTTGGATCCACTCCACTCCCTGAAGTGACACTCAGctaataatcacataatcacaaCATGAGTCGACACATTTGGTACAAACGTGCTCTCGTTTCCACTCTTTCTGTAGCTGGAACATTTCATTTATACAAAATTGTAAAAATAGTTCATAGTTCATTAAATTTGCagtcagctgctctgttgtttctcttctgatgaagagctgaacattttatttcatctacTAAATCTGATCAAAAGTTATgggagacaaaataaatatcagATCAACATAATCTATCATCTGCCTTTGTTTTACTGACTCACTGCAGATCACCTGCAGGCCTGACAGGTATCAGGAACACGGACCAGGTGTCCTGCTTCAGGTAGCATATTCAGGGAACCACAGGAAGGAAGAAGGTGTTTCAAGGTCTCTGAAGCCAGAATATaagatggaaacacacagaacagcctATAGCACAGATGTGTACTGAGACTGAGTATATACGAGTATATGtggaggagagagtggagacagaaggaggcagagaggtGAGGCGAGGTACTGTGGTATTATGCTTATAGATTAGCAGGATAAAATgcgagcagcagcagaattCTTTATGACCAGCCAGGAaaactgctgacacacacacacacacacgctgaggCACATACACTCAGGGCAGCAGAGAGTTGGGCTCTTACAGGTTACCTGTGTGACCGACCTGttgatgtttcctgtttgtcttctGTATTTAATGCTTTTTTCTTCGTCTCCCCCGCTTCAGCCGAACGGTAGCTCCCAGGGAAAGGTCCACAATCCTTTCCTGCCGACGCCCATGCTGCCTCCCCCGCCGCCTCCCCCAATGGCACGTCCCGTCCCACTGCCCGTCGACGCCAAGCcgccctccacctcctcagccGAGGGGGGAGGAAACTCACCCACCTCGCCCAGTGAgttaacacactcacacacaaatgaTATAACATGCAATTATCTTCAGTCCACTTGCAGAACAGAAAGACGTACATGACAGTTCTCTGATGTCAGTTTTTGCAGGGAAAGACAATAAATGAAATGGCATGAAGAACTctacaaaatataaatgtataagtAGCCAGGCTACatggctaacttagctaactgagctaactagctaacggcagctataCTGAGCAGCAGTCGGCGGTTGCTCTGGCGATATGCTCCCCCCATATTTGGTGACCAGTTCTTACCTGCTGTGATCTCTCTGTGAGGCCCCGCCTCTTAAATCTGATGTTCAATAAACTCAGGGGAAACGTAAACTATGAGCGATGAATGTGCAAACAGACATCTAGAGTGAAACAGACGTCGTTCttcacagtgaagctcaaagaTTCAACAAGAGCAACACAGTGGTGACCGCAGCGACACTCTAACTTTTAACATGCACTAATCATTTTGCACTGTATGTTAAAAGTATTTAGACAATGTTTTCCTGCAGGCAGTACGCCTCTGCaacaaaggaagaaaataacacaatattttaattatttatctaaTATTTACTCATTTTATACCAGAAATGATTCATAATCAGTGAGAAGTGAGTCGCATAGTGTGTGGATTATATTTGACTTCAGGGTTTAATGTCGATTTCTGTCATCTGGCAAAAACAAACCAAGTCTGTGCCAAAAATATTTAATCCTCATCAACAACgtgtgaaaatatatatttattgtttctgttATTGGTTCCTTTCATCCTGAAGACAGAAGTGGAGTTTAGATATAATTAATTTGAAGCAGAAAGGAAACATTTGTCATCACTCTGACCTACATCTTCTTTATAATTCTTTCAAAACTTTATTAATCTGTTTACGCTATAAAAAACTGTGCTGCTCCTGATTTAACTACTTCAGCAGCTTTAGAGTTAGTTCATTTGCTCGGCTGACAGTTTCAAGCTGCTTCCGGTctttttgctaagctaagctaagctaggtTAAGCTAGGCTTAACATGTCTAGAGGCTGGATTCACAAAAAGGTTTGAGACCCTTCTGTGGTTTCTTTTGGTCTCAGATTACCTCTCCTACAGGGTGACTTAGGTTAAGGCTAAAACATTAGCCGAGTTAATCCATGCTAACTCAGGAGAATATGCCTTGTTTCCATGGTAGCAGTCAGTCACACCTGCTGACCAGCAGGCCCAGTACATTGTCAATGGCTGAGGATCTGACAGAAGTATGACAGAAGCAGAACAGATCAGCACTTAGTCAGCCATGTTTTTAACATTCATTACCCAGAATTCAGAGCAAATTTGACCTGCTTAAGATACATTTAGAATTGTATCTGCAGTCTAACTAGTAGTTTGATATTTGTCACAGTTTGAGTCTGTGCTTGTGAAAGCAGCTCTGAAACAGCCGAGGACCCAAAACATCCGACTGGTGGTTTGATTCCAACAAACTCAGAGACAGTTTAACAAGAAACAAGTCAGTGTTCAAGTCCAAGTCCTCAACTCGTCAGTCAGTGCCCAAAGTCACATTCAAAGTAACAGTCAGTTAATATgtttctaatgtgtgtgtgtgtgtgtgtgtgtgtgtgtgtcgtacagCCTACTCCACCCCCACTTCATCTCCAGCCCAGCGGTTCGTCAGCGTCGGACCCAGAGACCCCGGCTTTAACATCCCTCAGCAACCAcaggtaccacacacacacacacacacacacacacacacacacacacacacacacacacacacacacacccagctcACTGACACTATACAgacaaaagtatgtggacacttTGGGTTTGGGTCTGTTGAAGGGAAACCTTCAAGTTTGTGTTCTTGCATCTCTCCAGCATCAGCactgttgctatggttacctgCTGTTTAGCATAGAACATAacggccaatcagagagcaggatcTTACGTGGTCTCGGTGTGCATGCCTGCAAACAAAGATGGGAAAAGAAAGCAGCACCTCAGATAACTGTAATTTACTACAGAGCAGGTGGTCAGTGAACGCAGCATCCACATTTAACAGAATgcttcaaagtgtgtgtgtgtgtgtgtgtgtgtgtgtgtgtgtgtgtgtgtgtccaggtcaGGGACTGTTTGCCGGCTGATTTATGAAGAGTGTAACGATTGGGCAGCCTTGACTTAActcatcccacacacacacacacacacacacacacacacacacacacaaacacacacacacacacacacacacacactacagtgcAGGGAGATGACAGTGAGGTGGGAGTCCTCTGTTGACAATCGGGACATGTTTGATTGCTttggggggtgtgtgtgtgtgtgtgtgtgtgtgtgtgtgtgtgtgtgtgtgtgtgtgtgtgtgtgtgtgtgtgtgcattggcCTGTGACACAGTCAATAAATCGACAGCCTCGTTCACTGCgggccaccacacacacacacacacacacacacacacacacacacacagagtcctgAGACATGAGCCAGGTGTTTGTTGCTGCTGGAAACAAACTCTCTTTATTTATTCTCGTCTTCTCTCAGTTTCGGACTGATGACGACTTGGAAGTTtatgtattatatttaattGTGTGTCATCACTTTATGTTGTCTTTAAGGAATTAACAGTTTTAGGTCACTGATGAACTTCAGCTGAGGAATTAAGAACTTGAGGACATTTTTGTAAAGTGAGGACAATTCttgaaaagttgttttattgGAAAGCAGTGACATTTTCGGAATTGTGGACAGATTTAGATTTATTGTACCAGCGCTGTGTTTTTATGGCCACTACAGTACAGAAACATACAGAGAAAGAGCATGAGCAagagaagacattttaagaaatCAGAGTCAGATTTGTTTTAGTCACCAAATACAGACAGACATTCAGacaataatattatatataataaatgcAACATATAGTTGTCCTGAGGATGTTTAGTTCACCCTGTCCGAGGTTTCAGGGTTCacgttacatttacattcaagTCTCCACATGTACACGACgacaaacgtgtgtgtgttttatgtaaataaaaGGTGGTAAATAGATTGACAGGGAGAGTCCTGCTGCATTAAAGAGTGTGACCTCagagcaggacacacacacacacacacaaactcacacactcacacacaaactcacacacactgataaaatcaacataatgacacacacacatagaagcAGGAACAAAAGTCACCCTGGGCGGTCGACATTCGGCTTCTGTGTTGGGGAGAGAGAGCCACGGGACGGTACCGTAAACACTGCCTCCTCTCATCGCCATGGTGACCAACTGGACAGTCTGTgcattcctctgtgtgtgtgtgtgtgtgtgtgtgtgtgtgagtggtgtgtgtgtgtgtgtcggggggcAGATGGCATTGTGTGAGGGTGGGCATCGTGCCCACATGGGTCAGCGTGGTGGTTGCCGTGAGCGACGGTGGCGGTTGCCCATGGAAACGACTATAGAGGGAGGGAGTTGGCACCTCATTGTGCCAGCCAACACacaccttacacacacacaccttacacacacacacacacacacacacacacacacactatacacaCTACTATACAACTGCCAGCCATGACCTGAtcaataagtgtgtgtgtgagtgcggtTATGTTACATCTGAGGAGCAGACGCTGCAGTGAGGGTGCTTTCCCctgcatgggtgtgtgtgtgtgtgtgtgtgtgtgtgtgtgtgtagtcatcatctgtctctgtgtcctaTTTGCACACAGTCTTCAAGGTgaatctctcacacacacacacacatgcagtagaAACACCACGCCCATCTCATGACTCacccacagtgtgtgtgtgtgtgtgtctgtgtgtgtgtgtgtgtgtgtgtgtgtgtgtgtgtgtgtgaagtgctGACTCAGGACGAGTTGAGGACTGGGCGAGAGACATTAAAACACtatgagagatggagagagagattaTAGCTGTAGAGACACGTTCATGGAATATAAAACAATTGTtatcatatttaaaacaaaaataatatcattaaatttgataATTATTCCCATCACACACTGTGGGCATCAAAGTATCCATACTTTTATCCTGagacatgttttaaatgtatgaaagAAGAAATATATTCTATTAACGGTAACTTAATCGGCAACATCACCAGACcccattaacaaatgtagtgattttaagagttgttgagttaaaacaaactttctaacgtagtgaaactgtgtgtgtgacagattgtaactcattgtgtccttgttgtaaattcagcattaaatctttcagctgaagttgtttgtctccttgtaaaaagtgtcagtttgtggcagcatgtctgtaccagcctgtctgcttctgtgtctaaagtgctaaagtcttacctgccaacattgatcagctgtttgaacacactgtttacactgatttcaccatttacactccatttatgaaagaagaaacatgttattgatctaaacatgtcacatgttacaaagacactaaacagtaacaatataggctccttctttgtccccaagactcccttaacaaatgtgtcagtttagtgagttgttgagttggagacactttataaactctgtgaaactctgtctctgactcattctgcattatttggaccttcttgtaaattcagcaaatgttctacatgaacttctttctgtctctgagtagaaacatggagtctgtttgtcccCAACAAACATAGTATGTCCTTATGTTTGGACCTCATTTCCTCATGCTCGTCACAAAGTATTGATAGATGGATGAACAACTTGTCGTTTTGAGTCTGAATGAATTGAATTTTTAATGGCACATATGGAGTCTAAACATGAGATTTGATCGTGATACAAACATTGAAAACAcaagactgctcctttaaagtctCTCTATCGTTGTCTTCCTCCTACCCTCCTttactctcttcctctctctctctgagatgAGTATCTACCATCTGAATCACAGCTGTCAGCATCAGCCCGCTGTGTGGTAACAttactccacacacacacacacacacacacgcacacacacactgtctggcCTGCGAGAGTTTCATCTTCTCTGAGTCTTCTCAGGACAGAGGGAGGAGCTGCAGTGCAGGGAGCGAGCGAGAGGGCGAGAGACACAGGGAgacacagggggagagagagagagagagctggcgAGGTAGAAAAGTCCCAGCGTCAGCAAGTTGTATTGATTAAAAACTAACCTTCCAGTCTTCTCCTCTATCactactgcacacacacacacacacacacacacacacacagcaatagAATTACAACGAGTCAGGAGGAGCAACTGAGaaacctgcaacacacacacacctacacacacacacacacacacacacacacacacacacacagaaggtaTTTACCTCCGTGTGCTTTATTTAAACTCTCACTTTACATTCAGcattcagaaacacattttataaattgTGTTTAAATTTTTTAAGAGTATGAgagtgtgtctatgtgtgtgtgtcttcactTTAGATCAAtacctgtgtgcgtgtgtgtgtgtgtgtgtgtgcgtgtgtgtgtgtgaagaagtGCAGAGCGGGACGGGGAGGAGAAAGCGATCGAGAGAGGATGAAtgtaaagacagaaaaggaggaagaagagggaggggaaTGAAAAAGGCGGAGTAGGGAGGGgttggggggttgggggggttgATGCGGTTGCCTTGGCGATGGTAGTCACGTCCCGGGCCGTCTCGTTGTCCCTAGCAACCAGACATGATGTAAGGCCGGGATGAACTTGAACTCAAACGGGGcaacgaggaagaggagggagagattcATGAAACATGAACGATGCACCTTTGACGATCGATACCGGCCTATCAGAGATggatcgcacacacacacacacacacacacacacacacacagagtgataCTGTGGAGACAGAAAGTGTCGTAAACTCCAAACTAAAGGCAgcaggaacaaaaaacagaacagagaagagagacatcGATCTGATGATGTGTCGCTCGACCGAACATCCTGTGGTCGTCAAAGGTTCTGCCGTGTTCTGGAAGTTTCCACTTGTaaagtctgaaaaacaaaatcaaacccATTTGAAGATACGAGCTTACCTTGCACGATCGTGTGTTCTCATATCCGTCCTGCCAGTCTTCAGGCTACGAACTTGTGTCTGAACACATGAGCACTGAACCAATCAGAGTCCTCTCAGGTGTGGGCGTGGTTCAGACGTGACGACCAATTAGAGAAGCGACTGTTGGTTTTTAAACATGGCTCCTGCGGATGTTAGCGAGTTCATTTCATTAGAGAAGAACAGACGTGTTTTCACTCGTCTCTCTACTGACTTCAGCAGCTACTGTaaatctgattggttgaagatAGACGTGATAGACGAACGAttcgtccaatcacctgccaagtattcTATTAACGTGCCCACtattttccaaacagtttccaGCAGCACCTGTCGAGATGGTTCTGTGAGACAAACCAGTCAGTTTGACTTCTGAAATAATCCCGTAACAGaaagtcagtgtgtttcagAGTTCTGTTGTCCAGATTACACACTCATCACTTCTGACACCAACGTGTGCAGTGAGggacacatttgtatttttagatTATAGAAGTGAACATCAAGTGAATTTACACCTTTGTTCAGGTGTGTATTAGTTCCACTGTGTGCCGCCCAGACTCACCTGCCAGCTGATGAAGTTTTCAATCAATGTAAAATGAATCTCGGTTCAGTTTGAAGACTTTGTGATAATCTGTGCTGATGTCGAGGTTTCTCATCTTGTATATAAACATTTCATCTTGTATTTGAGGATGTGAACATAAATGTGTCCTGTAGATCTGACGGCTGCGTCTGCAACAGTTGTTTTCAGGATTTATCTTTTGATCATTGAGTCTCAAAGATGCTGCTGTTCCATTCAAcggtccaaaacccaaagtctcTTCATTTACTGACAGCGGTCAGAATCTGGACTCTGACAGTGTTTCACATAAAACCATCACTGGATTTTTCTTTGAAGGACTCATTGATTCATTGGATCTTTGATCCCagtgcagctgtttgtttggagCGTTGTGTTTGGATGCTGTTCTGACTCCACCTTAAcatctctctccgtctctcctcagTGGTACCTGGGATAAGGACTCCAGAGgcccctcccccctccacccGCCTGTACGACAGATCGCTGCAGCCTCctcttgacctttgacctttgatgCCAGCTGCGACAGAGAGTCTTGTCTCACCCGCCCCtccaaccctcctcctcccccttctgCGCCTGACTCCGCCCCCACCAGCGCCATACACAGactcagcagcatcagcatGGCTACAGCGGATCAAACGCACCCCGACCCCGGTGTTAAACACCCTCTCTGTAAACTATAGACTTCCTGTAGACATATGGTTCATATGTCCACGTCCATATATAGTGCCAGGCCCCGCCCCCCTCGCACCAGACCATGCGGAGGATTGGTGGGGGGACTGAGTCTTCAGTTTCTGGGAGCGCCGCAGGACTGAATCACAGAGCTTCCCCTCCAGAgaaacgacacacacacactctcccatcatcctctgcagtgtgtgcatcCAGTGGACTCTCAGCGGTACGCCGCCCTCCCCGCGCCCACCATCCAGCCCCCCACCCTGGTGGATCCTGACGGTGTGGGGTCGGTTTGGTTGGTGGGACAGGACGGGATGCGCCGTGGTCGGGGGGAGGGGAGGTGTTACCTGGCTCAGATACCACCAGCTAGTACCCCCAACCCCCCGAACGAGCCCTCACACACCTCCAGGGATGGACTCCACCCCTGACTTGACCCCGCCCCCCCCAGGTTGATGGCATGTCAGGGATGGAGGAAGTCGACGAGGCTCTTTCCAAGGACATGGACCAGTGCTTAACGGAAAGAGCTGAGCTGATGGGGAGATGATGCGGGCACAGACAGACGGACTACATGTGGAGGGGTGTGGGGTCATGATGGGGGAGGTGGGGTTATGAAGGTGGGGTTTGTTGATAAGAAGTGTTGCGACCAGACGCTGGTGGAACCGAGCTCGTTTATCTGAGGCTTCGGCTTCATGGCTCATTGATTTTTCTCTCTTAGCCGTCATTTCAGCTggtcccctcctcctcctcctcctcctcctcctcctcctcctcctcctctatccATCCACCAGTCTGGGTGAAGCTACAGCTGAGGGTGGGCAGAAAGCTCTGGTGTCCGAAACGCAGCAGgcagacaggagagagatggaAACTTTACCAGTGGAATATTGATCATGAGGAAAGTGCAATTTTGTTGGCTAGCTGTTGGATAGTTAAATATCTTTGTAAGATAGCTCGTTGAAATCAGTTGTTGAAAAGtatatataagatatatttTTCTTCCTAGTCCGCTCACACCTCTGGGACTCTAAAATACTGGGGTACAAAAGACGACGACACTAGAAACCATAGCCTTGTGAGAAATAAGGGGAGCTGTATtcacatttattgttttattatttgttgtttgttcatCTTGTAAAGCTGTTAGCATGGTAGAACAAGAATCCCTTTAAGAATTATCATTTAAACaatcaattttttaaaatcattcttCGCAGCTTGAGTCTGCTCCTTTtgtttaaaagaagaaaaacactaagCGATTAACTTATTTTAATGAGCACATCGTTttacttaaaacaattttgcTATTTGAATTTCTCACGAGGtgaaacaggagaaaacacgACAGTGAATTTAGACAAATCACGTTTTCTCCGGTTTCTGTTGGCGAGATAATCTTTAACGGGTGCCGCCCGGCGACGGGCTGCCCAGTGATTGGCTGGGCCTCCTAGAGGTCGCGTCCAATCAGAAGCACTTATTCCTGCAGTTGGCCAATGGGCCGTGAGTGTAATCAGGGGGCGTGGTTTAGCGAtacagaggcagagcagagggTAACTCTCTGGAAGCTTTCGTCCATGAATAGACAGCCGAGCGCTTCACATGCAACTTACCATTTTATTGaccttcagttttgtttttcctttcctatactatatatataaatatatacacacacacacactctcacacacacacgcacacacacacacacacacacacacacacacacacacacacacacacacacacccacacacacacacacacacacacacacacacacacacacacacacacacacacacacactcacgacCATCCAGCGTCGATTAAAAGTGAATTTAAGTGaaaaagttataaaaaaaataacaaaaaaaattctgcaTGTTCTAGTGTTAGTGACAAATTTTTCCATAGATGATGTAGTTAGTGAGATAAAGACACTATATTGTAAACCCAACATCAGGCACTTGCCAGCAGCCGTCTATTAGTTTGGCCCTGTCGAGGCCTTTTCTATCGCTCTCCTTCACAAACAACCAGCTCTCTTCGCTTCTCAGCATCTTTCCATCCTTTTTATTTCTActtccttcccctcctccttccctcctcctc
The nucleotide sequence above comes from Sparus aurata unplaced genomic scaffold, fSpaAur1.1, whole genome shotgun sequence. Encoded proteins:
- the LOC115578055 gene encoding nuclear factor 1 A-type-like, coding for MCTETEYIRVYVEERVETEGGREPNGSSQGKVHNPFLPTPMLPPPPPPPMARPVPLPVDAKPPSTSSAEGGGNSPTSPTYSTPTSSPAQRFVSVGPRDPGFNIPQQPQWYLG